In Sporosarcina sp. PTS2304, a genomic segment contains:
- a CDS encoding septation ring formation regulator EzrA translates to MIYFIIPLIILIVLAVMAFLSRKKHLEEINKMEQEKLQIQNKPIFEEMMKVKQLNMTGETENMFESWRNTWTEVIDERLPKVDLLLLDAESQVDRLRFKKATETKKQIVEILAQCEREMRDLLKELNELIGSEEKNRVEMETIKETHRAARKRILAHQYSFGPAVDPLEKVWESFNPRFEQYDALIESGNYLQAREIVITLADKEEHFSYLLQEIPTLLTELQTKIPTALRELRKGIIEMEGQAYYLGHLKLPERFDKIEQRLVDLRQLLARLDVEEVAHEVEEIHDEIESFYDVLEEEVSSRHYVEEHWEPALDLFEELQYSIQDTIEELKFVQESYRLDEAESQIPHQGMQKLHALAKRVEDYIERQERHESAYSERQIELQGITEELDRIAEEHTKFSNRIKNLRIDENMVRSRLAALSQQLHIADRNLHRANIPGVPDDMEIQLEEADEQIFIVKQSLEEVPLNMALVESYVQKAAAVVEDVCDKADDMVENALLVERIIQYGNRYRASHPHVHEKLLQAEESFMQYRYLRALEEAATAVEEVEPGAMKKIQNTLHQKV, encoded by the coding sequence ATGATATATTTCATCATTCCATTAATTATTCTTATTGTTCTAGCGGTCATGGCATTTCTTTCTAGAAAGAAGCACTTAGAAGAAATCAATAAGATGGAACAAGAGAAATTACAAATTCAAAATAAACCGATATTTGAAGAGATGATGAAAGTAAAGCAATTGAATATGACAGGCGAAACGGAAAATATGTTCGAGAGCTGGCGCAACACTTGGACAGAAGTAATTGACGAACGCTTGCCAAAGGTCGATTTGCTTTTACTGGATGCAGAGAGTCAAGTCGATCGTCTCCGCTTCAAAAAAGCAACTGAGACGAAGAAACAAATTGTGGAGATCTTAGCGCAATGTGAAAGAGAAATGCGCGATCTGCTGAAAGAACTCAATGAGTTGATCGGAAGCGAAGAGAAGAATCGTGTCGAAATGGAAACGATTAAAGAAACTCACCGTGCAGCTCGTAAGCGAATTTTAGCTCATCAATACTCATTTGGACCTGCGGTGGATCCTTTGGAGAAAGTGTGGGAATCGTTCAATCCGAGATTTGAGCAATATGACGCGTTGATTGAAAGTGGAAACTATTTGCAAGCACGCGAAATCGTTATTACATTGGCGGATAAGGAAGAACATTTCTCCTACTTATTGCAAGAGATTCCGACGTTATTGACGGAACTGCAAACCAAAATTCCAACAGCATTGCGTGAGTTGCGCAAAGGGATTATTGAAATGGAAGGACAAGCTTACTATCTTGGACATTTGAAGCTGCCGGAGCGTTTCGATAAAATCGAACAACGTCTTGTAGACCTTCGTCAACTTCTTGCGCGTCTAGACGTAGAAGAAGTTGCACATGAAGTAGAAGAAATTCATGATGAAATCGAATCTTTCTATGATGTGCTTGAAGAAGAAGTTAGTTCCCGTCATTATGTTGAAGAACATTGGGAGCCTGCATTGGATCTTTTTGAAGAGCTTCAATATTCAATCCAAGATACGATTGAAGAGTTGAAATTTGTGCAAGAGAGTTATCGTTTGGATGAAGCTGAATCTCAAATTCCACATCAAGGAATGCAGAAGTTACATGCGTTAGCTAAACGAGTAGAAGATTACATTGAACGTCAAGAACGTCATGAATCTGCTTACTCGGAACGCCAGATTGAACTTCAAGGGATTACAGAAGAACTAGATAGAATTGCAGAAGAGCACACGAAGTTTAGCAATCGTATAAAAAATCTTCGGATTGATGAAAATATGGTGCGCTCTCGACTAGCCGCACTTTCTCAACAACTTCATATTGCAGATCGCAACTTACACCGCGCCAATATTCCGGGAGTTCCTGATGATATGGAAATTCAGTTGGAAGAAGCGGATGAACAGATTTTTATCGTCAAACAAAGTTTGGAAGAAGTTCCACTGAATATGGCGTTAGTTGAATCATATGTTCAAAAAGCAGCTGCAGTCGTTGAGGATGTTTGTGATAAAGCGGATGATATGGTAGAAAATGCGTTGCTTGTAGAACGTATTATCCAGTATGGTAACCGTTACCGCGCATCTCACCCGCATGTCCATGAAAAATTACTGCAAGCGGAAGAGTCTTTTATGCAATATCGTTATTTACGCGCATTAGAAGAAGCGGCAACTGCAGTTGAAGAAGTAGAGCCAGGTGCCATGAAGAAAATTCAAAATACGCTTCATCAGAAAGTATAA
- the tyrS gene encoding tyrosine--tRNA ligase, whose product MSNELMDDLRWRGLLYQQTNEEGLEKLLTDEKISLYCGVDPTADSMHIGHIVPLLTLRRFQMHGHQPILLIGGATGMIGDPSGRSEERQLQTTEQVANNVRGIKKQLEMIFDFQSDNGAKLVNNNDWIGSMSLIEFLRDYGKLLSVNYMLAKDNVASRLDQGISYTEFSYMLMQGADFNHLYDHHNCRVQIGGSDQWGNITTGLEVIRKMHDEEVKAYGFTIPLVTKADGTKFGKSAGGAVWLDAKKTSPYEFYQFWINAADADVVKYLKIFTFLSREEIEALETAVQEEPHLRQAQKTLAEEMTRLVHGQQSLDQALRISEALFSGDLKALTASEMKDAFKDVPTVEMEKADQNIIDFIVQAGVSPSKRQAREDVTNGAISFNGERITDTAFTVGADQRLEDAFTIVRRGKKKYSMVKFI is encoded by the coding sequence ATGTCAAATGAATTAATGGATGATTTACGCTGGAGAGGGTTATTGTACCAACAAACGAATGAAGAAGGATTGGAGAAATTGCTAACGGACGAAAAAATTTCTCTATACTGCGGTGTCGACCCTACAGCAGATAGTATGCACATCGGGCATATTGTGCCATTGCTTACGCTTCGTCGTTTCCAAATGCATGGTCATCAGCCGATTTTATTAATAGGTGGTGCAACGGGCATGATTGGAGATCCGTCAGGTCGCTCGGAAGAACGTCAATTACAAACGACCGAGCAAGTAGCTAATAATGTGCGTGGTATTAAAAAGCAATTAGAAATGATTTTCGACTTTCAATCAGATAATGGGGCAAAGCTAGTAAATAATAATGACTGGATCGGGTCGATGTCATTAATCGAGTTTTTACGTGACTACGGAAAGTTGTTAAGCGTAAATTACATGCTAGCAAAAGATAACGTAGCTTCTCGTTTAGATCAAGGTATTTCATACACGGAGTTTTCTTACATGCTTATGCAAGGGGCGGATTTTAATCACCTATATGACCATCATAACTGCCGTGTGCAAATCGGTGGATCCGACCAATGGGGTAATATTACAACAGGCTTGGAAGTTATCCGTAAAATGCATGATGAAGAAGTAAAAGCTTACGGATTCACAATACCGCTCGTCACAAAAGCAGATGGGACGAAATTTGGCAAATCTGCAGGCGGCGCGGTATGGTTAGATGCGAAAAAGACGTCACCGTATGAGTTTTACCAGTTCTGGATCAATGCTGCCGATGCAGATGTTGTGAAATACTTGAAAATCTTTACGTTCCTTAGCCGTGAAGAGATTGAAGCGCTTGAAACAGCTGTGCAAGAAGAACCACATTTACGTCAAGCGCAAAAGACGCTTGCTGAAGAAATGACACGTTTAGTCCATGGACAACAGTCACTTGACCAGGCATTGCGTATTTCAGAAGCTTTATTCAGTGGAGATTTAAAGGCGTTGACTGCATCTGAAATGAAAGATGCTTTTAAAGATGTGCCGACTGTGGAAATGGAAAAAGCAGATCAGAATATTATAGACTTTATCGTCCAGGCAGGAGTTTCTCCATCTAAACGTCAAGCGCGTGAAGATGTGACGAACGGTGCAATATCATTTAATGGTGAACGTATTACAGATACGGCGTTTACTGTAGGAGCGGATCAGCGCTTGGAAGATGCATTTACGATTGTTCGACGCGGAAAGAAGAAGTACAGTATGGTGAAGTTTATCTAA
- a CDS encoding general stress protein, with amino-acid sequence MEKFFLENAVQAKKKIEELVAQGYTHDDIYIFAHSQDREDKIADALDSEQVGMSEMGFLEKMKNMFTSRGDTIRAEMQAVGLSEAEAEEGESELDKGRLMLVAKR; translated from the coding sequence ATGGAAAAGTTTTTCTTGGAAAATGCAGTACAAGCTAAAAAGAAGATTGAAGAATTGGTAGCACAAGGCTACACACATGATGATATTTATATTTTCGCACATAGTCAGGATCGTGAGGATAAAATTGCAGACGCGTTAGATTCCGAGCAGGTGGGAATGAGTGAAATGGGCTTCCTCGAAAAAATGAAAAATATGTTCACTTCACGTGGAGATACGATTCGTGCGGAAATGCAAGCAGTTGGACTTTCTGAGGCAGAAGCAGAAGAAGGCGAAAGTGAGTTAGATAAAGGAAGATTAATGCTTGTTGCTAAGCGATGA
- the megL gene encoding methionine gamma-lyase produces the protein MHKNNNWHKETAMIHEGYDSKEHQGSLAVPLYQTATYVFDSAEQGEKRFAGEEAGNIYSRLGNPTVSVLEERIARMEEGQAGLAFASGMAAVSAVLVHVTKANDHIVCSRGIYGCTFGLLKIMEEKYGITHDLISMGSEEEIERAVKPETTCIYVETPINPTMELVDLQAVVTVAKRHNLKVIVDNTFCSPYIQTPLTFGADFVLHSATKYLNGHGDVIAGLLVGNSKEEMAKLRSTVQKDFGGVISPFDAWLLLRGIKTLPVRMDRHAANAKIVFDYLKKHSQVDEVFYPFDEQHPQFAIAKKQMKTGGGLISFTIKGGKIEAQKFLNQLSLIKLAVSLGDAETLIQHPASMTHSGVPVEEREKMGITDSLLRLSVGLEHMDDIIADLEQAFQII, from the coding sequence ATGCACAAGAATAACAACTGGCATAAAGAAACAGCAATGATACATGAAGGTTACGACAGCAAAGAACATCAGGGAAGTCTTGCAGTGCCGCTGTATCAAACCGCAACGTATGTATTTGATTCAGCTGAACAAGGAGAAAAACGATTTGCTGGAGAAGAAGCAGGAAATATTTATTCGAGATTAGGGAATCCGACAGTCAGTGTATTGGAAGAACGGATTGCTCGTATGGAAGAAGGGCAGGCGGGACTGGCATTTGCATCGGGAATGGCAGCGGTCAGTGCGGTGCTTGTTCATGTGACAAAGGCGAATGATCATATCGTATGTTCGCGAGGAATTTATGGATGCACATTTGGATTATTAAAAATCATGGAAGAAAAATACGGGATTACTCATGATTTAATCTCTATGGGATCTGAAGAAGAAATTGAACGAGCAGTGAAACCGGAGACGACATGTATATATGTAGAAACACCAATTAACCCGACGATGGAGTTAGTTGATTTGCAAGCTGTAGTTACCGTAGCTAAGCGACATAATTTAAAAGTGATTGTAGACAATACATTTTGTTCACCATATATCCAGACACCTTTAACGTTTGGCGCAGATTTTGTTTTGCATAGTGCGACAAAATATTTAAATGGCCACGGAGATGTCATTGCAGGTTTGCTGGTAGGGAACAGTAAAGAAGAAATGGCGAAACTACGCAGTACGGTTCAAAAGGATTTTGGTGGAGTGATTTCACCATTTGACGCGTGGTTATTACTCCGTGGCATTAAAACATTGCCTGTCCGCATGGATCGTCACGCAGCAAATGCGAAAATTGTATTTGACTATTTGAAAAAACATTCACAAGTAGATGAAGTGTTTTATCCGTTTGATGAACAGCATCCTCAGTTCGCAATCGCGAAGAAACAGATGAAAACGGGTGGGGGTCTTATTTCCTTTACGATTAAAGGGGGGAAGATTGAAGCGCAGAAATTCTTAAATCAATTATCTCTTATAAAATTAGCCGTCAGCCTTGGCGATGCGGAAACTTTAATCCAGCATCCGGCTTCTATGACACATTCCGGTGTACCTGTAGAAGAGCGTGAAAAGATGGGAATTACCGATTCATTATTGCGATTATCTGTTGGTTTAGAACATATGGATGATATTATTGCTGATTTGGAACAAGCCTTTCAAATCATTTAA
- a CDS encoding S1C family serine protease, protein MDIKDPLQEELDDEELQELVLEAQREALEKAAAEKNVRRTYRPFPKWIFWIMTMTLAISTFSVLFQIYSIPAIEFLKTSSELSKNPQIAEYKKAVVIVATEDSKGTGYSISEDGTILTNYHVVEENNSVLVSFPKGERFPATVIETFPSIDMAVIQVQGQNLPYLKLADKTEFYDSEPIYLIGNPLSFSGIANEGNTLDYIQLPGWKDTVVMIKAPVYRGNSGSPVINENGEVIGTIFATLEEDTYGKVGLFIPIDHYYEAMKKTQIKKDR, encoded by the coding sequence TTGGATATAAAAGATCCTCTGCAAGAAGAACTAGATGATGAAGAGCTACAAGAATTAGTGCTCGAAGCGCAACGAGAGGCACTAGAAAAAGCAGCCGCAGAAAAAAACGTCCGTCGTACTTACCGCCCTTTCCCCAAATGGATATTTTGGATTATGACGATGACATTAGCTATCAGTACATTTTCTGTTCTATTTCAAATATATTCAATTCCAGCTATTGAGTTTTTAAAGACTTCATCAGAACTCTCTAAAAATCCTCAAATTGCTGAATATAAAAAAGCCGTTGTTATCGTGGCTACAGAAGATAGTAAAGGTACCGGTTACTCTATAAGCGAAGATGGCACAATATTGACAAATTATCATGTAGTAGAAGAAAATAATTCCGTTCTAGTTTCATTTCCAAAAGGAGAAAGGTTTCCAGCTACGGTGATTGAAACATTTCCTTCTATCGATATGGCGGTTATACAAGTACAAGGACAAAATTTACCTTACTTGAAACTAGCAGATAAAACGGAGTTCTACGATTCAGAACCGATTTATCTCATCGGAAATCCATTAAGCTTTTCTGGAATCGCGAACGAAGGGAATACACTGGACTATATTCAGTTACCTGGTTGGAAAGATACAGTAGTGATGATTAAAGCGCCTGTCTATCGGGGAAATAGTGGTAGCCCCGTCATCAATGAAAATGGAGAAGTTATCGGTACAATTTTCGCTACACTTGAAGAAGATACATATGGTAAAGTCGGACTTTTCATCCCCATTGACCATTATTATGAAGCTATGAAGAAAACACAAATAAAAAAAGATCGGTAA
- a CDS encoding FapA family protein, giving the protein MTKSITVKGETVEQAIEHALTILNLSIDDVHVRIDRQASQTRFGLKKVLAEVTVTQVSKNDERESKLSSVARIRDGQLEVSFEEQSYPMLQPSPHVELWVNGERIRERTIILPTDQIECHPITENLPATFTIRIDKEHMTATAIITPGKNIIRNLLETTWQELLIIQVTEKIQMINELTTEDIVKELLDMSITYGLCMETIQQATDTVDANEFVVARGKHAIPSQDATIDLIAYNKKQAVDEHMRVDFREHSPIPTVKAGQLIATYIPPVKGEKGITLFGDDRPVKPPKEIILRPSARVNCFQNKLYAKIDGRPMIEWRGKLVKVDVHPEYRHNADVDLECGNIHFEGDIWIGGSVHSSMFVAASGNIEIMKNCTKASIRGTKSVVIKGSIFSSTVTVGIQEKIIAILVKDLEGILAYLINIESALVQIFTLRKELPEQVPPFLLKQAIRLLLEQKYSDFMQLIKQFIQVVKNHSRRLEEEWIKLSDQLYSLFVEPLGEKQTNILYLRKLIKEAELLLEVYREEARPESILQASFALNSILYSNGNIHIRSKGVYNCSITALNDIVIKGVCRGGEIIASRNITMDEAGSSAGVKTKIQTTEGIIKIDTVHPGTSIQIGEQRHEFFTITHKMTAQINEQGKLVIQ; this is encoded by the coding sequence ATGACCAAATCTATTACTGTTAAGGGAGAAACAGTGGAACAAGCCATTGAACATGCGCTGACTATACTAAATCTGTCAATAGATGATGTGCATGTCCGGATTGACCGCCAAGCTTCTCAAACGAGATTCGGTTTAAAAAAAGTGTTGGCTGAAGTAACTGTAACACAAGTGAGTAAAAACGATGAACGAGAGAGTAAATTATCGTCAGTAGCGCGAATACGTGACGGGCAACTCGAAGTCAGTTTTGAAGAACAGTCCTATCCAATGCTTCAACCGTCACCGCATGTAGAGTTATGGGTAAATGGTGAGCGAATAAGAGAGCGTACTATTATTCTACCTACAGATCAAATCGAATGTCACCCGATAACAGAAAACCTTCCAGCAACATTTACTATACGCATAGATAAGGAGCATATGACTGCTACAGCTATCATTACTCCTGGCAAAAATATCATACGTAATCTACTAGAAACAACATGGCAAGAACTATTGATCATACAAGTAACAGAGAAAATACAAATGATAAACGAGTTAACTACTGAAGATATCGTGAAAGAATTGTTAGATATGAGTATTACGTATGGCTTATGCATGGAGACCATCCAGCAGGCTACAGATACAGTAGACGCAAATGAATTTGTAGTCGCTAGAGGAAAACATGCGATTCCTAGTCAAGATGCAACGATTGATTTGATAGCATACAATAAGAAACAAGCAGTCGATGAACATATGCGTGTTGATTTTCGAGAACATAGTCCAATTCCAACAGTCAAAGCAGGGCAGTTAATCGCTACGTACATTCCACCGGTTAAAGGGGAAAAAGGTATTACTCTCTTCGGTGATGATCGACCGGTAAAGCCGCCAAAAGAAATAATTTTACGGCCGAGTGCGAGAGTAAATTGTTTTCAAAATAAACTATATGCCAAAATTGATGGCAGACCAATGATTGAATGGCGGGGAAAATTAGTGAAAGTAGATGTACATCCAGAATACCGCCATAATGCTGACGTAGATTTAGAATGTGGAAATATTCATTTTGAAGGCGATATTTGGATTGGCGGTAGTGTACATTCATCCATGTTCGTTGCCGCATCTGGAAATATTGAAATCATGAAGAATTGTACGAAAGCCTCTATACGGGGAACAAAATCAGTAGTTATTAAAGGAAGCATATTTTCTTCCACTGTAACAGTAGGAATTCAAGAAAAAATTATTGCAATATTAGTAAAGGATTTGGAAGGAATTCTAGCCTACTTAATCAACATCGAATCTGCTTTAGTCCAAATTTTTACTTTACGCAAAGAACTACCTGAGCAAGTCCCTCCTTTCTTACTAAAACAAGCTATCAGATTATTGTTAGAGCAAAAGTACAGTGATTTTATGCAATTGATCAAGCAATTTATTCAAGTAGTGAAAAACCATTCGAGAAGATTAGAGGAAGAATGGATTAAGTTGTCCGATCAATTGTACAGTTTGTTTGTAGAGCCGCTTGGAGAGAAACAAACAAATATTCTTTATTTGCGCAAACTTATTAAAGAAGCAGAGTTATTATTGGAAGTATATAGAGAAGAAGCACGTCCTGAATCTATATTACAGGCATCATTTGCACTTAACAGTATCCTGTACAGTAATGGAAATATCCATATCCGGTCAAAAGGTGTCTATAACTGCTCGATTACAGCGCTTAATGACATTGTGATTAAAGGAGTTTGCCGGGGAGGAGAAATTATAGCGAGCAGAAATATTACTATGGATGAAGCAGGATCTTCTGCGGGAGTAAAAACTAAAATACAAACGACCGAAGGAATTATCAAAATCGATACAGTGCATCCGGGAACTAGTATTCAAATCGGTGAACAGCGTCATGAATTTTTCACAATTACTCATAAAATGACAGCGCAAATAAATGAACAAGGTAAATTAGTGATTCAATAG
- a CDS encoding carboxymuconolactone decarboxylase family protein, with translation MSTERIEAGLTKIREYVSEEEANRMMTADALKELAPDLRKYIVEFAYGEIYSRPGLDSKQRQLVTLSSLVTQGATTQIQTHVNRALTVGLTKTEIIESIMQLIPYVGFPRVQSALTAAKEILLKNE, from the coding sequence ATGTCTACGGAAAGAATTGAAGCTGGTTTAACTAAAATTAGAGAATATGTTAGCGAAGAAGAAGCGAATCGTATGATGACAGCAGACGCCTTAAAAGAACTAGCACCTGATTTACGGAAATACATAGTAGAATTTGCATATGGGGAAATCTATTCAAGACCAGGGCTAGATAGTAAACAACGACAATTAGTAACTCTTTCTTCACTTGTCACTCAAGGGGCAACTACACAAATTCAAACACATGTGAACCGTGCACTTACTGTAGGGTTGACGAAAACTGAAATTATCGAAAGCATCATGCAATTAATTCCTTACGTCGGCTTCCCGCGCGTCCAAAGTGCGTTAACAGCAGCTAAAGAGATTTTATTAAAAAACGAGTAA
- the rpsD gene encoding 30S ribosomal protein S4: protein MARYTGPSWKLSRRLGISLTGTGKEIEKRPYAPGQHGPNQRKKLSEYGLQLQEKQKLRFMYGVNERQFRTLFNKAGKMQGIHGENFMILLEARLDNVVYRMGLARTRRAARQLVNHGHILVDGKRVDIPSFAVKPGSEISLREKSQNLNAIDEALEVNSFVPDFVTFDKESKKGTFVRLPERSELAAEINEALIVEFYSR from the coding sequence ATGGCTCGATATACAGGTCCATCTTGGAAATTATCACGTCGTTTAGGTATCTCATTAACGGGTACTGGTAAAGAAATCGAAAAGCGTCCATACGCACCAGGACAACACGGTCCAAACCAACGTAAAAAACTTTCTGAATACGGATTGCAATTACAAGAAAAACAAAAATTACGCTTTATGTACGGCGTAAACGAACGTCAATTCCGCACGCTTTTCAACAAAGCCGGTAAAATGCAAGGTATTCACGGTGAAAACTTCATGATCTTACTTGAAGCTCGTTTGGATAACGTTGTGTACCGTATGGGTCTTGCACGTACTCGTCGTGCAGCTCGTCAATTAGTTAACCACGGTCATATTTTAGTTGATGGCAAGCGCGTGGACATTCCTTCATTCGCAGTGAAGCCTGGTTCTGAAATCTCTCTTCGTGAGAAGTCTCAAAACTTGAACGCTATCGATGAAGCATTAGAAGTAAATAGCTTTGTTCCTGACTTCGTAACGTTTGACAAAGAATCTAAAAAAGGTACTTTCGTTCGCCTTCCAGAGCGTAGCGAATTAGCTGCTGAGATCAACGAAGCGTTGATCGTAGAATTCTACTCTCGTTAA
- a CDS encoding cysteine desulfurase family protein produces the protein MYFDHSATTQADERVLRTFMEVSTSYFANPASIHVAGKRAEKLLEKARTQLLQSIDLGLSEGIFTSGGTEANNLAILGYVYANQRKGRHLITTAIEHPSVLRVFQFLETKNFNVDYLSVDRQGRISLDELKNLLNHDTLLVSIMHVNNEIGTIQPITECAKIIHSHSRAVLHSDCVQSFGKIKLDDTGPDLVTLSAHKIHGVKGSGFLAYRKNLRLQAITYGGGQERNLRDGTVSVPHAAALAKAARLQIEEVNMQQFQQWREELIQFFHEIDDCLVLAPDASAPYILSVAFRHVTGEIVVNYLQELGIIVSTSSACSSKKSDASHVIKAIALPKDFEKGVIRISFGKNQTADEIQQLKAAISDFMQLVKRGIRK, from the coding sequence ATGTATTTTGATCATAGTGCAACGACCCAAGCAGATGAACGTGTCCTTCGTACGTTTATGGAAGTTTCTACTAGCTATTTTGCAAATCCTGCATCTATACATGTAGCGGGGAAGCGAGCGGAAAAATTATTGGAAAAGGCACGCACCCAATTACTTCAGTCAATTGATCTTGGCTTATCTGAAGGTATTTTCACTTCTGGCGGTACGGAAGCGAATAATCTTGCTATATTAGGATATGTCTATGCAAATCAACGCAAAGGGCGGCATTTAATAACAACTGCTATTGAACACCCTTCTGTTCTTCGGGTATTCCAGTTCCTTGAAACGAAAAATTTCAATGTCGATTATTTATCTGTGGATCGTCAAGGAAGAATATCTCTAGATGAGTTAAAAAACTTACTGAATCACGATACGTTATTAGTTAGTATTATGCACGTGAACAATGAAATAGGCACTATTCAACCGATCACTGAATGTGCAAAAATTATTCATAGCCATTCCCGTGCGGTTTTGCATTCAGATTGTGTGCAGAGCTTCGGGAAGATCAAACTAGATGATACAGGACCTGACCTAGTTACTTTATCCGCACACAAAATTCATGGAGTAAAAGGCAGTGGGTTTTTGGCATATCGGAAAAATTTACGTCTTCAAGCCATTACGTATGGTGGAGGACAAGAGCGGAATTTGCGTGACGGCACGGTGTCTGTACCTCATGCAGCCGCTTTAGCCAAAGCGGCGCGTTTACAAATAGAAGAAGTGAATATGCAGCAATTTCAACAGTGGCGTGAAGAGCTCATTCAGTTTTTTCATGAAATAGATGATTGCCTAGTATTAGCGCCTGATGCGAGCGCACCCTATATATTATCCGTTGCATTTCGTCACGTGACAGGTGAAATTGTCGTTAATTATTTACAGGAGCTAGGCATCATTGTTTCCACATCCAGTGCTTGTTCATCGAAAAAGTCGGATGCCAGTCATGTGATTAAAGCTATTGCGTTGCCAAAGGATTTTGAGAAAGGCGTTATTCGCATAAGCTTTGGCAAAAACCAAACAGCCGATGAAATTCAGCAGTTGAAGGCTGCAATTAGTGATTTTATGCAATTAGTGAAAAGGGGAATTCGAAAATGA